Proteins from a single region of Caloramator sp. E03:
- the accB gene encoding acetyl-CoA carboxylase biotin carboxyl carrier protein, whose product MELKDIKEIIREIDSSSISEFEFQKDNIRIVIKRNNTVKYVNYDLPKEESLFLVAEDKDNDEKDTLNDIYIIKSPIVGTFYSAPNPEAKPYVTVGSKVKKGDVLCIVEAMKLMNEITSDVDGEIVEIMVQNGSFIEYGQPLFGVRKV is encoded by the coding sequence ATGGAATTAAAAGATATAAAAGAAATTATAAGGGAAATTGATTCAAGTAGTATTTCAGAATTTGAATTTCAAAAAGATAATATAAGGATTGTTATTAAAAGGAATAATACAGTTAAATATGTTAATTATGATCTGCCCAAAGAGGAAAGTTTATTTTTAGTTGCAGAAGATAAGGATAATGACGAAAAAGACACACTTAATGATATTTATATAATTAAATCTCCAATTGTTGGTACTTTCTATTCAGCACCAAATCCTGAGGCAAAACCTTATGTTACTGTAGGAAGCAAGGTTAAAAAGGGAGATGTCCTTTGTATTGTAGAAGCAATGAAACTTATGAATGAAATAACTTCAGATGTTGATGGAGAAATAGTAGAGATTATGGTTCAAAATGGCAGCTTTATAGAATACGGTCAGCCTCTATTTGGGGTAAGGAAGGTGTAG
- a CDS encoding acetyl-CoA carboxylase biotin carboxylase subunit yields MFKRVLIANRGEIAVRIIRACKEMGIETVSVYSEADKDAMHVYLADKAVCVGPTESKKSYLNIPAIITAAKLTGAQAIHPGFGFLSENAKFASLCKMADIKFIGPCSKAIELMGDKATARETMKKAGVPVVPGSEGKLYSAEEAKKIADSIGYPVMIKASSGGGGRGMRIVNDESEFIKLFNLCQQESKIAFNDDAMYIEKYIVNPRHIEFQILADSFGKILYLGERDCTLQRRNQKVIEEAPSIILDDDLRKKMGEAAIKAAKACNYENAGTVEFLLDKNKNFYFMEMNTRVQVEHPVTEMVTGIDIIKEQIKIASGKALEYSQEDIKISGHAIECRINAENPKLNFRPSPGKVTAFHTPGGFGVRVDSAVYQDYVIPPFYDSMIAKLIVHGKDRNEAIEKMKVALYQFIIDGVDNNIDFLINLLNSDDVKNNEYDTSYIETWLKKLGE; encoded by the coding sequence ATGTTTAAAAGAGTATTGATTGCAAATAGAGGTGAAATTGCAGTAAGGATAATAAGAGCATGTAAAGAAATGGGGATAGAAACTGTTTCAGTATATTCAGAAGCCGATAAGGATGCTATGCATGTTTATCTTGCAGATAAGGCAGTTTGTGTTGGTCCAACGGAATCAAAAAAAAGTTATCTTAATATCCCGGCAATAATTACTGCTGCAAAACTTACAGGGGCACAGGCGATACATCCGGGTTTTGGATTTTTGTCGGAAAATGCAAAGTTTGCATCTTTATGCAAAATGGCTGATATTAAATTTATAGGTCCCTGTAGTAAGGCAATAGAACTTATGGGTGATAAAGCAACAGCAAGAGAAACTATGAAAAAAGCAGGAGTTCCTGTTGTACCGGGTTCAGAAGGTAAATTATACTCTGCAGAAGAGGCTAAAAAAATAGCAGATAGTATAGGTTATCCAGTTATGATAAAGGCATCAAGTGGCGGAGGAGGCAGAGGTATGAGAATCGTCAATGATGAGAGCGAGTTTATTAAACTATTTAACCTTTGCCAGCAAGAATCTAAAATTGCTTTTAATGATGATGCCATGTATATAGAAAAGTATATTGTAAATCCAAGACATATTGAATTCCAAATACTTGCAGATAGCTTTGGTAAAATATTATATCTTGGTGAGAGGGATTGTACTCTACAAAGGAGGAATCAAAAGGTTATTGAGGAAGCACCTTCTATAATACTTGATGATGACTTGAGAAAGAAAATGGGTGAGGCTGCAATTAAAGCTGCCAAAGCTTGTAACTATGAAAATGCAGGTACAGTTGAGTTTTTACTTGATAAAAATAAAAATTTCTATTTTATGGAAATGAATACAAGAGTCCAAGTGGAACATCCTGTTACTGAAATGGTCACAGGAATAGATATTATAAAGGAACAGATAAAAATAGCTTCAGGAAAGGCATTAGAATATTCTCAGGAGGATATAAAAATTAGTGGTCATGCTATAGAGTGCAGGATAAATGCTGAAAATCCAAAGCTAAACTTTAGACCAAGTCCTGGTAAAGTTACAGCATTCCATACTCCTGGTGGCTTTGGAGTAAGAGTTGATAGTGCTGTATATCAGGATTATGTAATACCTCCATTTTATGATTCTATGATTGCAAAGCTTATAGTACACGGTAAAGATAGAAATGAGGCAATAGAAAAGATGAAAGTTGCCCTATATCAGTTTATAAT